A genomic segment from Oncorhynchus clarkii lewisi isolate Uvic-CL-2024 chromosome 12, UVic_Ocla_1.0, whole genome shotgun sequence encodes:
- the LOC139422860 gene encoding rapamycin-insensitive companion of mTOR-like isoform X2 translates to MAVSIRGRPSRSVRMRGRNDSGEENVPLDLSRDPSDNLREILQNVAKQQGVSNMRKLGHLNNFIKLLCKVGHSEEKLGFTHEEIIICLRLALLNEAKEVRAAGLRALRYLIRDSTILQKVLRLQVDYLIARCIDIQQSNEVERTQALRLVRKMITVNALLFPSSVTNSLIAVGNDGLQERDRMVRACIAIICELAVKNPVVVAQRRGLSTILKNVIDCQLSRINEALITTILHLLNHPHTRQYVHSDVELEQILAPYTDFHYRHNADTAEGQLKEDREARFLASKMSIVASFRSWSGIINLCKSGNSGIQSLIGLLCIPNMEVRKGLLEVIYDIFRLPMPVATADFIEALISVDPSRFQDNWRLSDGFVASEAKVILPHRARSRPDLMDNYLALVLSAFIKSGLLEGLVEVITSTDDPISVRAIILLGELLHMANTILPHSHSHHLHCLPTLINKAASFDIAQEKRLRASAAVNYLKRFHEKKKRGPKPNSLYLDHIIRKSKASHYCRDQHFRPQRDIFVIKDTEDALMMNLRDSHILNHKENLDWNWVLIATILKWPNVNLRSNKDEQMHRFVRRLQFFYKPSSKLYASLELDHSKARQLTVVGCQFIEFLLESEEDGQAYLEDLVKDIVQWLSSSSGLKPDRGLQSNGLLTTLSQHYFLFLGTLSSHPHGVKMLEKCSVFQCLLNICTLKNQDHLLKLTVSILDYSRDGLSRVILSKILTAATDNCRLYATKHLRVLLRANVEFFSNWGIELLVTQLHDRNKTISMEALDILDEACEDKANLHALIQMKPALTHLGDKGVLLLLRFLSIPKGFSYLSERGYVTKQLEKWQKDYNLKYVDMIEEQLNEALTTYRKPVDGDNYVRRSNQRLQRPNVYLPVHLYGQLVHDKTGCHLLEVQNVVPDLSYTVRSPMLDKWEGIKQLKAALWALGNIGSSNWGLNLLQEEGVIPDIVVLAQHCEVLSIRGTCLYVLGLISKTRQGCDMLKQHGWDAVRHSRRTLWPVVPDDMEPSPNPPSLLSSVPSTLSLASDSTSSRHNSESDSTQPSKSQPSMYIMDDERLENCDLSDDPPMYMRPKYKDRSPFTLLASSHFRNRLLHSLSLSGKMLRSTSDPKGTTRDHGGGMEEDQGRKRTVTEPSYTFGSSDVFPIYNDGHLPKSPSVNLETSIVGSKTPENQGSTPNFGEGDGEGRLPGRSVGVGGSGVGVGENQREQTSRERLAGDGPSGGGGGAQFKSRSQSFNTDTTTSGISSMSSSPSRETLPSTIDTDGVSLNSVISAQTIQTLTSLTPQPHTAHLSFLSKSSSTSLVPPGSSHTLPRRAQSLKSPSLTTLSGLTDCSLMYSNSRDALGYATLKYATSCDTYASQRDALGYATLKRLQQQRIHSSLSHSEALASPAKDVLFTDTITMKTASLDSRLTPRRFLKALSFASLDKEDLLSPISQNTLQRSSSVRSMMSSATYGSSDDFIGLALPVDINNMFQIKETPYFLKRTSPPSEDRSAKFFSGDSDGPSPHSRHAVLRSQLSITELMGVSRAEQQKLLGSEETGLQEHNDDNCLYCTGLSVLGFSASNSSPDLTEEPPFSEWCGPPVQNHLEVMGQTKLSGVSGCSDAVSQGSPGSTRSTELILGVKSIPEESPAGRVLLRKEVLRLVVNLSSSVGIKGHETNLLTIKEKFPYAFDDICLYSEVSYLLAHCMFRLSARRFIQELFQDVPFIPMYEEAEAILSKPPKNGPVDPPTEP, encoded by the exons ATGGCGGTCAGCATCCGAGGCCGTCCGAGCCGAAGCGTTCGGATGCGAG GTCGGAATGACAGTGGGGAGGAAAATGTACCACTCGATCTTTCCAGAG ATCCTTCAGACAACCTCCGGGAAATCCTACAGAATGTTGCCAAGCAACAAGGAGTCTCCAACATGCGCAAACTCGGTCACCTGAACAACTTCATAAAG CTTCTCTGCAAGGTCGGCCACTCAGAAGAGAAGCTTGGGTTTACACATGAAGAGATCATAATTTG TCTCCGGTTAGCGCTGTTGAACGAGGCTAAGGAAGTGCGAGCTGCAGGGCTGAGGGCTCTACGCTACCTGATCAGAGACAGCACTATTCTCCAGAAGGTCCTCCGTCTTCAGGTGGACTACCTGATCGCCAG GTGCATAGACATCCAGCAAAGCAATGAGGTGGAGAGGACACAGGCTCTCAGGCTGGTGCGAAAG ATGATCACTGTGAATGCACTGCTCTTCCCCTCGTCTGTCACGAACTCCCTCATTGCCGTGGGCAACGATGGGCTACAGGAGCGAGACCGCATGGTTCGCGCCTGTATCGCCATCATCTGTGAACTTG CTGTGAAGAACCCTGTGGTGGTGGCCCAGAGGCGTGGTCTCAGTACCATTCTGAAGAACGTGATCGACTGTCAGCTGAGCCGCATCAACGAGGCACTCATCACTACCATCCTACACCTCctcaaccacccacacacacgccaGTATGTGCACTCGGATGTGGAGCTCGAG CAaatcctggccccttacactgaCTTCCACTACAGACACAATGCAGACACGGCAGAGGGGCAGCTCAA GGAAGACAGGGAGGCTCGTTTCCTGGCAAGTAAAATGTCCATAGTTGCTTCCTTTCGCTCCTGGTCAG GCATCATTAACCTGTGCAAATCAGGCAACTCTGGGATCCAGTCTCTTATTGGCCTGCTCTGTATACCAAATATGGAAGTAAGG AAAGGCTTGTTAGAGGTGATATATGATATATTTCGGCTCCCCATGCCAGTTGCGACTGCAGACTTTATTGAAGCACTTATCAGTGTGG ACCCTAGCAGGTTCCAAGACAATTGGAGGTTATCAGATGGCTTTGTGGCTTCTGAAGCTAAAGTTATCCTTCCACATCGAGCTCGATCAAG GCCTGACTTAATGGATAATTACCTGGCGTTGGTACTGTCTGCCTTCATCAAGAGTGGACTTCTTGAG GGTCTCGTTGAGGTTATCACAAGCACTGATGACCCCATCTCTGTGCGAGCCATCATTCTACTGGGAGAACTGCTTCACATG GCCAACACCATCCTCCCCCACTCCCACAGCCACCACCTGCACTGTCTACCCACACTCATCAACAAGGCTGCCTCCTTCGACATCGCCCAGGAGAAGAGACT ACGGGCGAGTGCAGCGGTCAACTACCTGAAACGTTTCCacgagaagaagaagagaggaccCAAACCCAACAGCCTGTACCTGGACCACATCATCCGTAAATCGAAGGCTTCTCACTACTGTAGAGATCAGCACTTTAGACCACAGAGAGATATCTTTGTCATTAAG GACACTGAGGATGCTCTTATGATGAACCTGAGAGACAGCCACATCCTCAACCACAAAGAGAACCTGGACTGGAACTGGGTTCTCATCGCAACAATATTGAAG TGGCCAAACGTTAACCTGCGGAGCAATAAAGATGAACAAATGCACAG GTTTGTACGCAGGCTGCAGTTCTTCTATAAGCCCAGCAGTAAGCTGTACGCCAGCCTGGAGCTGGACCACAGTAAGGCCAGGCAGCTCACTGTGGTAGGATGTCAGTTCATCGAGTTCCTCCTGGAGTCTGAGGAG GATGGGCAGGCATACCTGGAGGACCTGGTGAAGGACATAGTCCAAtggctctcctcttcctctgggCTCAAGCCTGACCGCGGTCTCCAGAGCAACGGGTTGCTCACCACTCTCAGCCAGCACTACTTCCTGTTCCTGGGCACTCTTTCCTCACACCCGCACGGCGTCAAGATGCTGGAGAAGTGCAGTGTCTTCCAGTG CCTGTTGAACATCTGTACTCTGAAAAATCAGGACCACCTGCTGAAACTCACTGTATCCATACTGGACTACAGCCGTGACGGGCTGTCCAGGGTCATCCTGTCCAAGATCCTCACTGCTGCCACTGAC AACTGCAGGTTGTATGCCACTAAACACCTGCGAGTGTTGCTTCGTGCCAATGTGGAGTTCTTCAGTAACTGGGGCATCGAGCTGCTGGTCACCCAGCTCCACGACCGCAACAAGACCATCTCCATGGAGGCGTTGGACATACTGGACGAGGCCTGTGAGGACAAG GCAAACCTCCATGCTCTGATCCAGATGAAGCCAGCTCTCACACACCTGGGGGACAAGGGTGTCCTGCTGCTGCTACG GTTCTTGTCCATTCCAAAGGGCTTCTCCTACCTAAGTGAGAGGGGCTACGTCACCAAGCAGCTAGAGAAATGGCAGAAG GACTATAACCTGAAGTATGTGGACATGATAGAGGAGCAGCTGAACGAGGCTCTCACCACGTACCGCAAGCCTGTCGATGGAGACAACTATGTACGCCGAAGCAACCAAAGGTTACAGAGGCCAAACGTTTATCTTCCTGTTCATCTGTATGGCCAGCTTGTCCATGATAAGACAGGCTGCCATCTACTGGAAGTCCAG AATGTGGTTCCTGACCTAAGCTACACTGTCCGTTCCCCAATGCTGGACAAGTGGGAGGGCATTAAACAGCTAAAGGCAGCACTTTGGGCCTTG GGTAACATAGGGTCATCAAACTGGGGGTTGAACCTCTTACAGGAGGAGGGGGTGATCCCTGACATAGTGGTTCTGGCCCAGCACTGTGAGGTTCTCTCCATCAGGGG GACGTGTCTGTACGTGTTGGGGCTGATCTCAAAGACACGTCAGGGCTGTGACATGCTGAAGCAGCACGGCTGGGACGCTGTAAGACACAGCCGGCGGACGCTGTGGCCCGTTGTCCCAGACGACATGGAGCCCTCCCCCAACCCGCCCAGCCTGCTGTCCTCTGTCCCTTCCACCCTCAGCCTCGCCTCTGACTCCACCAGCTCTAGACACAACAGTGAGAGTGACTCCACACAGCCCAGTAAGTCTCAGCCCA GTATGTACATCATGGACGATGAGCGGCTGGAGAACTGTGACCTGTCGGACGATCCTCCCATGTACATGAGACCCAAGTACAAGGACCGCAGCCCCTTCACCCTCCTGGCTTCCAGCCACTTCCGTAACCgcctcctccactctctgtcgCTCTCCGGGAAGATGCTGCGCAGCACCAGCGACCCCAAGGGCACCACCAGGGACCAcggaggagggatggaagaggaTCAGGGGCGCAAACGCACCGTTACTGAACCCAGCTACACCTTTGGATCTTCAGATGTCTTCCCAATCTATAATGACGGCCACCTGCCCAAAAGCCCCTCTGTCAACCTAGAAACTTCCATCGTGGGCAGCAAGACCCCTGAAAACCAGGGCAGCACCCCCAACTTCggtgagggagatggggaggggaggcTGCCAGGCCGGTCAGTGGGGGTAGGAGGGtcaggggtgggggtgggggagaaCCAGAGAGAGCAGACTAGCCGGGAACGCCTGGCCGGGGATGGCCCGTCCGGAGGGGGCGGGGGGGCTCAGTTTAAATCGCGCAGTCAGAGCTTCAACACGGACACGACCACCAGCGGCATCAGCTCTATGAGCTCCAGCCCCTCCAGGGAGACCCTGCCCTCCACCATCGACACGGACGGTGTCAGCCTCAACAGTGTGATCAGCGCCCAGACCATCCAAACCCTGACCTCCCTCACCCCCCAGCCCCACACCgcccacctctccttcctgtccaaATCTAGCTCTACCTCCCTGGTGCCCCCCGGCTCCTCCCACACCCTCCCCCGCCGCGCCCAGTCTCTCAAGTCGCCTTCGTTGACCACCCTGAGCGGCCTGACGGACTGCAGCCTCATGTACTCCAACTCCCGCGACGCGCTGGGCTACGCCACGCTGAAGTACGCCACTTCCTGTGACACGTACGCCAGTCAGCGTGATGCGCTGGGCTATGCTACTCTGAAGAGGCTGCAGCAGCAGAGGATCCACTCGTCCCTGTCCCACAGCGAGGCTCTGGCCTCCCCAGCCAAAGACGTGCTCTTCACTGATaccatcaccatgaagacagcCAGCCTGGACTCCAGACTCACCCCACGGcg GTTCCTGAAGGCTCTGAGTTTTGCCTCCCTGGACAAGGAGGATCTGCTGAGCCCCATCAGCCAGAACACTCTGCAGCGGTCCTCCTCAGTGAGATCCATGATGTCCAGCGCCACCTACGGCAGCTCTGATGACTTCATCGGCCTGGCGCTGCCAGTGGACATTAACAACATGTTCCAG ATAAAAGAAACACCATATTTCCTGAAGAGGACCAGCCCTCCCTCTGAGGACAGATCTGCCAAATTCTTCTCTGGAGACTCAGATG GCCCCAGCCCTCACTCCAGGCATGCAGTGCTTCGCTCCCAGCTGAGCATCACAGAGCTGATGGGGGTGAGCCGGGCGGAGCAGCAGAAGTTGCTGGGCTCAGAGGAGACTGGTCTACAAGAACACAACGATGACAACTGCCTCTACTGCACTGGGCTCTCTGTGCTCGGCTTCAGCGCTTCCAATAGCAGCCCAG ACTTGACAGAGGAACCCCCTTTCTCAGAATGGTGCGGTCCACCTGTGCAGAACCACCTGGAGGTCATGGGCCAAACCAAACTGTCAGGTGTGTCCGGGTGCAGTGATGCTGTGTCTCAGGGCTCCCCAGGAAGCACCCGCAGCACTGAACTGATTTTGG
- the LOC139422860 gene encoding rapamycin-insensitive companion of mTOR-like isoform X3, producing the protein MAVSIRGRPSRSVRMRGRNDSGEENVPLDLSRDPSDNLREILQNVAKQQGVSNMRKLGHLNNFIKLLCKVGHSEEKLGFTHEEIIICLRLALLNEAKEVRAAGLRALRYLIRDSTILQKVLRLQVDYLIARCIDIQQSNEVERTQALRLVRKMITVNALLFPSSVTNSLIAVGNDGLQERDRMVRACIAIICELAVKNPVVVAQRRGLSTILKNVIDCQLSRINEALITTILHLLNHPHTRQYVHSDVELEQILAPYTDFHYRHNADTAEGQLKEDREARFLASKMSIVASFRSWSGIINLCKSGNSGIQSLIGLLCIPNMEVRKGLLEVIYDIFRLPMPVATADFIEALISVDPSRFQDNWRLSDGFVASEAKVILPHRARSRPDLMDNYLALVLSAFIKSGLLEGLVEVITSTDDPISVRAIILLGELLHMANTILPHSHSHHLHCLPTLINKAASFDIAQEKRLRASAAVNYLKRFHEKKKRGPKPNSLYLDHIIRKSKASHYCRDQHFRPQRDIFVIKDTEDALMMNLRDSHILNHKENLDWNWVLIATILKWPNVNLRSNKDEQMHRFVRRLQFFYKPSSKLYASLELDHSKARQLTVVGCQFIEFLLESEEDGQAYLEDLVKDIVQWLSSSSGLKPDRGLQSNGLLTTLSQHYFLFLGTLSSHPHGVKMLEKCSVFQCLLNICTLKNQDHLLKLTVSILDYSRDGLSRVILSKILTAATDNCRLYATKHLRVLLRANVEFFSNWGIELLVTQLHDRNKTISMEALDILDEACEDKANLHALIQMKPALTHLGDKGVLLLLRFLSIPKGFSYLSERGYVTKQLEKWQKDYNLKYVDMIEEQLNEALTTYRKPVDGDNYVRRSNQRLQRPNVYLPVHLYGQLVHDKTGCHLLEVQNVVPDLSYTVRSPMLDKWEGIKQLKAALWALGNIGSSNWGLNLLQEEGVIPDIVVLAQHCEVLSIRGTCLYVLGLISKTRQGCDMLKQHGWDAVRHSRRTLWPVVPDDMEPSPNPPSLLSSVPSTLSLASDSTSSRHNSESDSTQPSMYIMDDERLENCDLSDDPPMYMRPKYKDRSPFTLLASSHFRNRLLHSLSLSGKMLRSTSDPKGTTRDHGGGMEEDQGRKRTVTEPSYTFGSSDVFPIYNDGHLPKSPSVNLETSIVGSKTPENQGSTPNFGEGDGEGRLPGRSVGVGGSGVGVGENQREQTSRERLAGDGPSGGGGGAQFKSRSQSFNTDTTTSGISSMSSSPSRETLPSTIDTDGVSLNSVISAQTIQTLTSLTPQPHTAHLSFLSKSSSTSLVPPGSSHTLPRRAQSLKSPSLTTLSGLTDCSLMYSNSRDALGYATLKYATSCDTYASQRDALGYATLKRLQQQRIHSSLSHSEALASPAKDVLFTDTITMKTASLDSRLTPRRFLKALSFASLDKEDLLSPISQNTLQRSSSVRSMMSSATYGSSDDFIGLALPVDINNMFQIKETPYFLKRTSPPSEDRSAKFFSGDSDGPSPHSRHAVLRSQLSITELMGVSRAEQQKLLGSEETGLQEHNDDNCLYCTGLSVLGFSASNSSPDLTEEPPFSEWCGPPVQNHLEVMGQTKLSGVSGCSDAVSQGSPGSTRSTELILGVKSIPEESPAGRVLLRKEVLRLVVNLSSSVGIKGHETNLLTIKEKFPYAFDDICLYSEVSYLLAHCMFRLSARRFIQELFQDVPFIPMYEEAEAILSKPPKNGPVDPPTEP; encoded by the exons ATGGCGGTCAGCATCCGAGGCCGTCCGAGCCGAAGCGTTCGGATGCGAG GTCGGAATGACAGTGGGGAGGAAAATGTACCACTCGATCTTTCCAGAG ATCCTTCAGACAACCTCCGGGAAATCCTACAGAATGTTGCCAAGCAACAAGGAGTCTCCAACATGCGCAAACTCGGTCACCTGAACAACTTCATAAAG CTTCTCTGCAAGGTCGGCCACTCAGAAGAGAAGCTTGGGTTTACACATGAAGAGATCATAATTTG TCTCCGGTTAGCGCTGTTGAACGAGGCTAAGGAAGTGCGAGCTGCAGGGCTGAGGGCTCTACGCTACCTGATCAGAGACAGCACTATTCTCCAGAAGGTCCTCCGTCTTCAGGTGGACTACCTGATCGCCAG GTGCATAGACATCCAGCAAAGCAATGAGGTGGAGAGGACACAGGCTCTCAGGCTGGTGCGAAAG ATGATCACTGTGAATGCACTGCTCTTCCCCTCGTCTGTCACGAACTCCCTCATTGCCGTGGGCAACGATGGGCTACAGGAGCGAGACCGCATGGTTCGCGCCTGTATCGCCATCATCTGTGAACTTG CTGTGAAGAACCCTGTGGTGGTGGCCCAGAGGCGTGGTCTCAGTACCATTCTGAAGAACGTGATCGACTGTCAGCTGAGCCGCATCAACGAGGCACTCATCACTACCATCCTACACCTCctcaaccacccacacacacgccaGTATGTGCACTCGGATGTGGAGCTCGAG CAaatcctggccccttacactgaCTTCCACTACAGACACAATGCAGACACGGCAGAGGGGCAGCTCAA GGAAGACAGGGAGGCTCGTTTCCTGGCAAGTAAAATGTCCATAGTTGCTTCCTTTCGCTCCTGGTCAG GCATCATTAACCTGTGCAAATCAGGCAACTCTGGGATCCAGTCTCTTATTGGCCTGCTCTGTATACCAAATATGGAAGTAAGG AAAGGCTTGTTAGAGGTGATATATGATATATTTCGGCTCCCCATGCCAGTTGCGACTGCAGACTTTATTGAAGCACTTATCAGTGTGG ACCCTAGCAGGTTCCAAGACAATTGGAGGTTATCAGATGGCTTTGTGGCTTCTGAAGCTAAAGTTATCCTTCCACATCGAGCTCGATCAAG GCCTGACTTAATGGATAATTACCTGGCGTTGGTACTGTCTGCCTTCATCAAGAGTGGACTTCTTGAG GGTCTCGTTGAGGTTATCACAAGCACTGATGACCCCATCTCTGTGCGAGCCATCATTCTACTGGGAGAACTGCTTCACATG GCCAACACCATCCTCCCCCACTCCCACAGCCACCACCTGCACTGTCTACCCACACTCATCAACAAGGCTGCCTCCTTCGACATCGCCCAGGAGAAGAGACT ACGGGCGAGTGCAGCGGTCAACTACCTGAAACGTTTCCacgagaagaagaagagaggaccCAAACCCAACAGCCTGTACCTGGACCACATCATCCGTAAATCGAAGGCTTCTCACTACTGTAGAGATCAGCACTTTAGACCACAGAGAGATATCTTTGTCATTAAG GACACTGAGGATGCTCTTATGATGAACCTGAGAGACAGCCACATCCTCAACCACAAAGAGAACCTGGACTGGAACTGGGTTCTCATCGCAACAATATTGAAG TGGCCAAACGTTAACCTGCGGAGCAATAAAGATGAACAAATGCACAG GTTTGTACGCAGGCTGCAGTTCTTCTATAAGCCCAGCAGTAAGCTGTACGCCAGCCTGGAGCTGGACCACAGTAAGGCCAGGCAGCTCACTGTGGTAGGATGTCAGTTCATCGAGTTCCTCCTGGAGTCTGAGGAG GATGGGCAGGCATACCTGGAGGACCTGGTGAAGGACATAGTCCAAtggctctcctcttcctctgggCTCAAGCCTGACCGCGGTCTCCAGAGCAACGGGTTGCTCACCACTCTCAGCCAGCACTACTTCCTGTTCCTGGGCACTCTTTCCTCACACCCGCACGGCGTCAAGATGCTGGAGAAGTGCAGTGTCTTCCAGTG CCTGTTGAACATCTGTACTCTGAAAAATCAGGACCACCTGCTGAAACTCACTGTATCCATACTGGACTACAGCCGTGACGGGCTGTCCAGGGTCATCCTGTCCAAGATCCTCACTGCTGCCACTGAC AACTGCAGGTTGTATGCCACTAAACACCTGCGAGTGTTGCTTCGTGCCAATGTGGAGTTCTTCAGTAACTGGGGCATCGAGCTGCTGGTCACCCAGCTCCACGACCGCAACAAGACCATCTCCATGGAGGCGTTGGACATACTGGACGAGGCCTGTGAGGACAAG GCAAACCTCCATGCTCTGATCCAGATGAAGCCAGCTCTCACACACCTGGGGGACAAGGGTGTCCTGCTGCTGCTACG GTTCTTGTCCATTCCAAAGGGCTTCTCCTACCTAAGTGAGAGGGGCTACGTCACCAAGCAGCTAGAGAAATGGCAGAAG GACTATAACCTGAAGTATGTGGACATGATAGAGGAGCAGCTGAACGAGGCTCTCACCACGTACCGCAAGCCTGTCGATGGAGACAACTATGTACGCCGAAGCAACCAAAGGTTACAGAGGCCAAACGTTTATCTTCCTGTTCATCTGTATGGCCAGCTTGTCCATGATAAGACAGGCTGCCATCTACTGGAAGTCCAG AATGTGGTTCCTGACCTAAGCTACACTGTCCGTTCCCCAATGCTGGACAAGTGGGAGGGCATTAAACAGCTAAAGGCAGCACTTTGGGCCTTG GGTAACATAGGGTCATCAAACTGGGGGTTGAACCTCTTACAGGAGGAGGGGGTGATCCCTGACATAGTGGTTCTGGCCCAGCACTGTGAGGTTCTCTCCATCAGGGG GACGTGTCTGTACGTGTTGGGGCTGATCTCAAAGACACGTCAGGGCTGTGACATGCTGAAGCAGCACGGCTGGGACGCTGTAAGACACAGCCGGCGGACGCTGTGGCCCGTTGTCCCAGACGACATGGAGCCCTCCCCCAACCCGCCCAGCCTGCTGTCCTCTGTCCCTTCCACCCTCAGCCTCGCCTCTGACTCCACCAGCTCTAGACACAACAGTGAGAGTGACTCCACACAGCCCA GTATGTACATCATGGACGATGAGCGGCTGGAGAACTGTGACCTGTCGGACGATCCTCCCATGTACATGAGACCCAAGTACAAGGACCGCAGCCCCTTCACCCTCCTGGCTTCCAGCCACTTCCGTAACCgcctcctccactctctgtcgCTCTCCGGGAAGATGCTGCGCAGCACCAGCGACCCCAAGGGCACCACCAGGGACCAcggaggagggatggaagaggaTCAGGGGCGCAAACGCACCGTTACTGAACCCAGCTACACCTTTGGATCTTCAGATGTCTTCCCAATCTATAATGACGGCCACCTGCCCAAAAGCCCCTCTGTCAACCTAGAAACTTCCATCGTGGGCAGCAAGACCCCTGAAAACCAGGGCAGCACCCCCAACTTCggtgagggagatggggaggggaggcTGCCAGGCCGGTCAGTGGGGGTAGGAGGGtcaggggtgggggtgggggagaaCCAGAGAGAGCAGACTAGCCGGGAACGCCTGGCCGGGGATGGCCCGTCCGGAGGGGGCGGGGGGGCTCAGTTTAAATCGCGCAGTCAGAGCTTCAACACGGACACGACCACCAGCGGCATCAGCTCTATGAGCTCCAGCCCCTCCAGGGAGACCCTGCCCTCCACCATCGACACGGACGGTGTCAGCCTCAACAGTGTGATCAGCGCCCAGACCATCCAAACCCTGACCTCCCTCACCCCCCAGCCCCACACCgcccacctctccttcctgtccaaATCTAGCTCTACCTCCCTGGTGCCCCCCGGCTCCTCCCACACCCTCCCCCGCCGCGCCCAGTCTCTCAAGTCGCCTTCGTTGACCACCCTGAGCGGCCTGACGGACTGCAGCCTCATGTACTCCAACTCCCGCGACGCGCTGGGCTACGCCACGCTGAAGTACGCCACTTCCTGTGACACGTACGCCAGTCAGCGTGATGCGCTGGGCTATGCTACTCTGAAGAGGCTGCAGCAGCAGAGGATCCACTCGTCCCTGTCCCACAGCGAGGCTCTGGCCTCCCCAGCCAAAGACGTGCTCTTCACTGATaccatcaccatgaagacagcCAGCCTGGACTCCAGACTCACCCCACGGcg GTTCCTGAAGGCTCTGAGTTTTGCCTCCCTGGACAAGGAGGATCTGCTGAGCCCCATCAGCCAGAACACTCTGCAGCGGTCCTCCTCAGTGAGATCCATGATGTCCAGCGCCACCTACGGCAGCTCTGATGACTTCATCGGCCTGGCGCTGCCAGTGGACATTAACAACATGTTCCAG ATAAAAGAAACACCATATTTCCTGAAGAGGACCAGCCCTCCCTCTGAGGACAGATCTGCCAAATTCTTCTCTGGAGACTCAGATG GCCCCAGCCCTCACTCCAGGCATGCAGTGCTTCGCTCCCAGCTGAGCATCACAGAGCTGATGGGGGTGAGCCGGGCGGAGCAGCAGAAGTTGCTGGGCTCAGAGGAGACTGGTCTACAAGAACACAACGATGACAACTGCCTCTACTGCACTGGGCTCTCTGTGCTCGGCTTCAGCGCTTCCAATAGCAGCCCAG ACTTGACAGAGGAACCCCCTTTCTCAGAATGGTGCGGTCCACCTGTGCAGAACCACCTGGAGGTCATGGGCCAAACCAAACTGTCAGGTGTGTCCGGGTGCAGTGATGCTGTGTCTCAGGGCTCCCCAGGAAGCACCCGCAGCACTGAACTGATTTTGG